One part of the Thermodesulfobacteriota bacterium genome encodes these proteins:
- the recA gene encoding recombinase RecA → MSISPDKEKAVESAIGQIERQFGKGSIMKLGDRPIADVPVISTSSIALDKALGVGGLPKGRVIEIFGPESSGKTTLALHVVAESQKQGGIAAFIDAEHALDIGYAKKLGVNCEELLVSQPDTGEQALEIGDMLVRSGAIDIIVIDSVAALVPRAEIEGEMGDSHMGLQARLMSQALRKLTGTISKTMTSVIFINQIRMKIGIVFGNPETTTGGNALKFYSSVRLDIRRIGAVKDGQEVIGNRTRVRVVKNKMAPPFTDAEFDIMYGEGISIIGDLIDTGVEAGIIEKSGSWYSYDGERMGQGRQNVKKFLEENSDIYNAIYVKAREAFGFSVNKEKKEDTKDKN, encoded by the coding sequence AACTGGGAGACAGACCTATTGCAGACGTGCCGGTCATATCGACAAGTTCAATTGCCCTTGATAAAGCGCTGGGAGTCGGCGGGCTTCCAAAAGGGAGGGTCATTGAAATCTTTGGACCGGAATCTTCAGGTAAAACAACACTTGCCCTGCATGTGGTGGCAGAATCCCAGAAACAGGGCGGCATTGCAGCATTTATCGATGCAGAGCATGCCCTTGACATAGGTTATGCCAAAAAACTGGGGGTCAATTGCGAAGAACTTCTGGTTTCCCAACCGGATACCGGAGAACAGGCTTTAGAGATTGGTGATATGCTGGTCAGGAGCGGAGCCATAGATATTATAGTTATTGATTCGGTTGCGGCTCTTGTTCCGCGGGCTGAAATAGAAGGGGAAATGGGAGATTCGCACATGGGCCTCCAGGCCAGGTTAATGTCCCAGGCTTTGAGAAAGCTGACCGGTACGATTAGCAAAACCATGACCTCGGTTATTTTTATTAACCAGATTCGTATGAAAATAGGGATTGTATTCGGAAACCCTGAGACAACCACCGGAGGCAATGCACTGAAGTTCTACTCTTCGGTAAGGCTTGATATAAGGCGAATAGGTGCGGTCAAGGATGGTCAGGAGGTTATCGGTAACCGCACCAGGGTGCGTGTGGTCAAAAACAAAATGGCACCTCCTTTTACCGATGCCGAATTTGATATTATGTACGGAGAAGGAATATCCATAATAGGTGACCTCATTGATACCGGGGTTGAGGCAGGGATCATCGAGAAAAGCGGTTCCTGGTATTCATACGATGGTGAACGAATGGGTCAGGGACGTCAAAATGTAAAGAAGTTTTTAGAAGAAAATTCAGATATTTATAACGCAATTTATGTCAAAGCAAGAGAAGCCTTTGGCTTTTCCGTCAATAAGGAAAAGAAGGAAGATACTAAGGATAAGAACTAA
- the alaS gene encoding alanine--tRNA ligase translates to MTGNDIRRKFLEYFKKHDHRIVRSSSLVPQDDPTLLFVNAGMVQFKRAFLGEENRGYLRATTSQKCVRAGGKHNDLENVGYTARHHTFFEMLGNFSFGDYFKEKALEYGWDLLVNGYGLPEDKLWVSIYLDDDEANDLWQKHIGVPEERIVRFGEEDNFWAMGDTGPCGPCSEIHLDRGEAFGCGRPECKLGCECDRYLEIWNLVFMQFNRDADGKMTPLPKPSIDTGLGLERMVSIIQDVPTNYDTDLMMPIMQKAQDLSHHKLGESKEADVAIKVIADHSRAAAFLIGDGVFPSNEGRGYVLRRIMRRAIRYGRNIGLTKPFLHETASVVFDIMKDAYPELNDASAFITNVIKNEETRFSETLDHGLMLLNDTLSEIKAKGGNEVPGDIMFKLYDTYGFPVDIVRDVVRDEKMTLDMKGFDKAMDNQRAMSRSVATFSGIGDAYKKLSAQGIKIEFTGYKNHIYDSRVLLLVEDGNEVNQALAESNIEIVTEATPFYGEAGGQAGDTGVITGKDLEIKVSNTIKDPTGLVIHQGKIVSGKIKTGETVTLSVDKDKRKSTECSHTATHILHAVLRKVLGDHVKQAGSLVAPGRLRFDFSHFAIIDPRTLDKIESLVNQRIRENIPAHTEEMDAEEAFKTGATALFEEKYGDRVRVVSLDDFSKELCGGTHTEKTGNIGLFKILGESSVASGVRRIEALTGKAAVEYVQENMKIVRDTARLVKEKPEVIPTRIEKLLADQKALVKEIEKLKAQMAAISAEDTKQEIKTINDIQVLVKKVAVDSPAALRELADRFKEKIKSGIVVLGSVAGSKVLLIVVVSKDLAGRYHAGNIVKQVAAVVGGGGGGRPDMAQAGGTKPEKLDAALDKAYGVVETISGL, encoded by the coding sequence ATGACAGGAAATGATATACGCAGAAAATTTCTTGAATATTTTAAAAAACATGATCACCGGATTGTAAGGAGCTCATCCCTGGTTCCTCAGGATGATCCCACGCTACTTTTTGTGAATGCCGGAATGGTCCAGTTCAAGCGCGCTTTCTTGGGGGAGGAAAACCGCGGATATCTGAGGGCGACCACTTCCCAAAAATGTGTACGTGCCGGAGGGAAACATAACGACTTGGAAAATGTGGGCTATACTGCCAGGCATCACACTTTTTTCGAAATGCTGGGTAATTTTTCATTTGGTGATTATTTCAAGGAAAAAGCACTGGAATATGGCTGGGATCTTTTAGTGAACGGATACGGGCTTCCGGAAGATAAACTGTGGGTTTCGATTTACCTGGATGATGATGAAGCCAACGATTTGTGGCAAAAACACATCGGCGTTCCGGAAGAAAGAATTGTACGATTCGGGGAGGAAGACAACTTCTGGGCTATGGGTGATACCGGGCCGTGCGGGCCATGCAGTGAAATACACCTGGATAGGGGAGAGGCATTCGGTTGCGGCAGACCTGAGTGCAAGTTAGGCTGTGAATGTGACAGATATCTTGAAATATGGAACCTGGTTTTCATGCAGTTCAACCGGGATGCCGACGGAAAAATGACACCCCTTCCGAAACCGAGCATTGACACAGGTCTGGGGTTGGAGCGTATGGTTTCCATCATTCAGGATGTACCGACAAATTATGACACAGACCTTATGATGCCCATTATGCAAAAGGCCCAGGACCTTTCCCACCATAAATTGGGAGAATCAAAAGAAGCGGATGTGGCCATAAAAGTCATTGCGGACCACAGCAGGGCGGCGGCTTTTTTGATTGGTGACGGGGTATTTCCTTCCAATGAAGGGAGAGGCTATGTGCTGCGCCGAATCATGCGAAGGGCGATCAGATATGGGAGAAATATCGGCCTGACAAAGCCCTTTCTTCATGAAACTGCGTCTGTGGTGTTTGATATCATGAAAGACGCATATCCAGAACTTAACGATGCTTCGGCTTTTATCACCAACGTGATAAAAAACGAAGAGACACGGTTTTCGGAGACTTTAGATCACGGACTGATGTTGTTAAACGATACCCTATCTGAAATAAAGGCAAAAGGCGGAAATGAGGTCCCTGGGGATATTATGTTTAAGCTGTATGACACTTACGGGTTTCCGGTGGATATCGTGAGAGATGTGGTCAGGGATGAAAAAATGACTCTGGATATGAAGGGATTTGACAAAGCCATGGATAACCAGCGCGCCATGTCCCGTTCTGTCGCTACATTTTCCGGAATTGGTGATGCGTATAAAAAACTTTCAGCGCAGGGGATAAAGATTGAATTTACCGGTTATAAAAACCACATTTATGACTCCAGGGTTCTTCTCTTGGTTGAAGACGGTAATGAAGTAAATCAGGCGTTGGCAGAAAGCAATATCGAAATTGTCACCGAAGCCACGCCTTTTTACGGAGAAGCCGGAGGGCAGGCGGGAGATACCGGAGTGATAACCGGAAAGGATCTTGAAATAAAGGTTTCCAATACCATAAAAGATCCCACCGGGTTGGTGATTCACCAGGGAAAAATCGTTTCCGGAAAGATAAAAACGGGTGAAACCGTCACCCTGAGCGTGGATAAAGATAAGCGAAAATCCACCGAATGCAGTCACACCGCTACTCATATACTCCATGCGGTCCTTCGCAAGGTCTTAGGGGATCATGTCAAACAGGCCGGTTCCCTTGTCGCTCCGGGGAGACTCCGTTTTGATTTCAGCCACTTCGCTATAATTGATCCCCGGACATTGGATAAGATTGAATCCCTGGTTAACCAACGGATACGAGAAAACATACCGGCTCACACTGAAGAGATGGATGCGGAAGAGGCATTTAAAACCGGTGCCACCGCACTTTTTGAAGAAAAATATGGTGACCGGGTCCGGGTGGTTTCCCTTGACGATTTCAGTAAGGAACTCTGTGGTGGCACCCATACCGAAAAAACCGGCAATATCGGGCTGTTTAAAATCTTAGGAGAATCAAGCGTTGCTTCAGGGGTAAGACGGATTGAGGCTTTGACCGGGAAGGCCGCCGTAGAATATGTACAGGAGAATATGAAAATTGTCCGGGATACGGCACGGCTGGTCAAAGAAAAGCCGGAAGTTATTCCAACAAGAATAGAGAAATTACTGGCCGACCAGAAAGCGCTGGTAAAAGAGATTGAAAAGCTAAAAGCACAAATGGCAGCCATATCTGCAGAAGATACCAAACAAGAGATCAAAACCATAAACGACATTCAGGTTCTGGTAAAAAAGGTTGCGGTGGATAGCCCCGCCGCATTAAGAGAGCTGGCTGACAGGTTCAAAGAGAAGATAAAGTCCGGCATTGTTGTTTTAGGAAGTGTTGCCGGCTCAAAGGTGCTCCTGATTGTGGTGGTTTCAAAGGATCTTGCTGGGCGCTACCATGCAGGCAATATTGTAAAACAGGTCGCAGCCGTGGTCGGTGGTGGAGGCGGTGGGCGGCCTGACATGGCCCAAGCCGGCGGAACCAAGCCGGAAAAACTGGATGCCGCTCTTGATAAGGCCTATGGGGTGGTTGAGACAATATCCGGGCTATAG
- a CDS encoding universal stress protein → MFKRIIVAVDGSEHSNRALSCAKELAERFEASLWLVHAYPQTSDLRSYDQFEKLVARRKKEGQSILDQARKIIGEINSEINETLLEGPEAEAILSVAEIQKIDLILMGTRGLGSFEGILVGSVSQKVTYHSFCPVMLVP, encoded by the coding sequence ATGTTTAAACGTATCATTGTTGCAGTCGATGGTTCTGAACATAGCAACCGTGCATTAAGCTGCGCAAAGGAACTGGCTGAACGCTTTGAAGCAAGTCTCTGGCTCGTCCATGCCTATCCCCAAACGTCGGATTTACGCAGTTATGACCAATTTGAAAAACTTGTTGCCCGGCGAAAAAAGGAAGGACAGTCTATTTTAGACCAAGCCCGTAAAATTATAGGTGAAATTAATAGTGAAATCAATGAAACGTTGCTTGAAGGACCGGAAGCAGAAGCGATTCTTTCCGTGGCTGAAATCCAAAAGATCGATTTGATTCTAATGGGTACTCGCGGGCTGGGCTCTTTCGAAGGCATACTGGTGGGGAGTGTTAGCCAAAAGGTGACCTATCATTCGTTTTGCCCGGTCATGCTTGTGCCTTAA